From the Roseibium sp. HPY-6 genome, one window contains:
- the fmt gene encoding methionyl-tRNA formyltransferase, with protein sequence MSLRVVFMGTPEFSVPTLMEIVGQGHDVVACYSQPPRPAGRGMDLKKSPVHEAAESFGIPVHTPKSLKNADEQSVFAALNADVAVVVAYGLLLPGAILEAPEHGCLNLHASMLPRWRGAAPINRAIMAGDTQTAIQVMRMEEGLDTGPVCMSETVAIDENMTAGELHDRLSGLGGDLMVRALAALSRGALGEQPQAGEGVTYAAKLSKQETRIDWEKPAEDVHNHIRGLSPFPGAWCEMPLGSKPERVKILRSSRVDGGGVPGTVLETNLAPVVACKTGAIRLDQVQRAGKKPISGSDFLRGVSLSDGTVLD encoded by the coding sequence ATGTCTCTTCGCGTCGTCTTTATGGGCACCCCGGAATTTTCGGTGCCGACCCTCATGGAAATTGTCGGCCAGGGGCACGATGTTGTCGCCTGCTATTCGCAGCCACCGCGGCCTGCGGGTCGAGGGATGGATTTGAAAAAGTCTCCGGTACACGAAGCGGCTGAATCCTTCGGTATTCCGGTTCATACGCCCAAGAGCCTGAAAAACGCAGACGAGCAGTCCGTTTTTGCCGCGTTGAACGCGGATGTTGCCGTTGTCGTCGCCTATGGATTATTGCTGCCCGGCGCCATTCTGGAGGCTCCGGAACACGGGTGCCTGAACCTGCATGCATCCATGCTCCCCAGGTGGCGCGGCGCCGCGCCGATCAACAGGGCGATCATGGCGGGCGACACGCAAACGGCAATTCAGGTGATGCGGATGGAGGAGGGGCTCGATACCGGTCCGGTCTGCATGTCCGAAACCGTTGCAATCGACGAGAACATGACGGCCGGAGAGCTGCACGATCGATTGTCCGGATTAGGCGGCGACCTGATGGTTCGAGCCCTTGCTGCCCTGTCTCGTGGAGCGCTTGGCGAACAGCCGCAGGCAGGTGAAGGCGTCACCTACGCAGCCAAACTCTCCAAACAGGAAACGCGCATCGATTGGGAAAAGCCGGCCGAAGATGTGCACAATCACATCCGCGGCCTGTCGCCCTTTCCCGGAGCCTGGTGTGAAATGCCCCTTGGGAGCAAACCGGAGCGCGTGAAAATTCTGCGCAGTTCGCGCGTCGACGGCGGCGGTGTACCGGGAACGGTGCTGGAGACCAACCTGGCGCCAGTGGTTGCCTGCAAAACAGGCGCGATCCGTCTCGATCAGGTGCAAAGGGCGGGTAAGAAGCCCATAAGCGGGTCAGATTTCCTGCGCGGCGTGTCTCTTTCTGACGGCACTGTTCTGGATTAG
- a CDS encoding N-acetyltransferase — protein sequence MTDTTASTDLTVRDVETQDETSVRDLLRAAFPSDMEARLVERLRHCGALVLEQVAVDGAGAIIGHVAYSRVTPAAIGAGQALQVACLAPVSVWPERQRKGIGSALIRSSLQKLGDIGEDLVLVLGPPAYYPRFGFDPVLARKVQAPYAGDAFMALALTEAGSRDLPIEVAFATPFQEFE from the coding sequence ATGACAGATACCACCGCAAGCACAGATCTGACTGTTCGCGATGTTGAAACACAGGACGAAACATCCGTGCGCGACCTGCTGCGTGCCGCCTTTCCATCGGATATGGAAGCGCGTCTTGTTGAAAGACTGCGCCATTGCGGTGCGCTGGTACTGGAACAGGTTGCCGTCGATGGTGCTGGAGCCATCATCGGCCATGTCGCCTACAGCCGGGTTACACCTGCAGCAATCGGCGCGGGACAGGCTCTTCAGGTTGCCTGCCTGGCGCCTGTCTCGGTCTGGCCCGAGCGCCAGCGCAAAGGCATCGGGTCTGCGCTGATCAGGTCGTCTCTTCAAAAACTGGGCGACATTGGCGAAGATCTCGTTCTTGTGCTTGGACCACCGGCCTATTATCCGCGCTTCGGGTTTGACCCGGTGCTTGCGCGAAAGGTGCAGGCGCCATACGCGGGTGATGCCTTCATGGCACTGGCCCTGACCGAGGCCGGTTCCCGCGACCTGCCGATTGAGGTGGCGTTTGCAACGCCTTTCCAAGAATTCGAGTAA
- the truA gene encoding tRNA pseudouridine(38-40) synthase TruA, with product MPRYKLTVEYDGRPFCGWQRQANGSSVQAVIERAIRAFSGEDVTIGGAGRTDTGVHATGQVCHADLSKTWPARTVMGALNFHCQPDPVVILDCTEMHEGFDARFSAIRRSYRYRIHNRLPPLTHQLGLAWHVKTDLDAEAMHSAAQEFVGHHDFTTFRHSRCQAKSPEKTLEEFRVFREGEFVIAECSSRSFLHNQVRSMVGTLRLVGEGKWGPGDVTKALKARDRKACGPVAPADGLYLTRVDYRPAETDVELLRDWQARKVAMDGEDDGET from the coding sequence ATGCCGCGCTACAAATTGACGGTGGAATATGACGGCCGCCCATTCTGCGGTTGGCAGAGACAGGCGAACGGCTCGTCCGTTCAAGCCGTGATCGAACGGGCCATAAGGGCTTTTTCCGGTGAAGACGTGACAATCGGCGGGGCGGGACGCACGGATACGGGCGTTCACGCCACGGGTCAGGTCTGTCATGCCGATCTTTCGAAAACCTGGCCCGCCAGGACGGTCATGGGGGCACTGAATTTTCACTGCCAGCCCGACCCGGTCGTGATCCTTGACTGCACTGAGATGCATGAAGGCTTCGATGCCCGTTTTTCGGCTATCCGGCGATCGTATCGCTATCGCATTCACAACCGCCTTCCGCCGCTGACCCACCAGCTGGGTCTTGCCTGGCATGTGAAGACCGACCTGGACGCGGAGGCAATGCACTCCGCTGCCCAGGAATTTGTGGGCCATCACGACTTCACAACGTTCCGACACTCACGCTGCCAGGCGAAAAGTCCGGAAAAGACGTTGGAAGAATTCCGCGTGTTTCGCGAAGGCGAATTCGTGATCGCAGAATGTTCTTCACGTTCCTTCCTGCACAACCAGGTCCGCTCCATGGTGGGCACGCTCAGGCTGGTTGGTGAAGGTAAATGGGGTCCGGGCGATGTGACAAAGGCGCTAAAGGCGCGTGACCGCAAGGCCTGTGGCCCGGTCGCGCCCGCGGACGGTCTTTATCTCACGCGCGTCGATTACCGGCCGGCGGAAACGGATGTGGAACTCCTGCGGGACTGGCAGGCCCGCAAGGTGGCGATGGATGGTGAAGACGACGGCGAGACTTAA
- a CDS encoding DUF2189 domain-containing protein — protein sequence MPLVNKITANDVIDALAAGLADFRKAPVYGLAIGALFAIGGLFVILSAAALNMSYLSYPAAAGFVLIGPFAAVGLYEVSRRLGSGEELSWSAILGTMWAQKGRELSWMAFVVLFIQIMWMYQVRLLLALFLGFKSFASFDEFLTEVITTPEGLMFLAVGHVVGAILSLILFSLTVVSFPLLLEEDRDFITAMITSVRAVVVSPVPMIGWALVVTALLIVSMVPAFLGLIVVLPVLGHTTWHLYKKCVTIPQG from the coding sequence ATGCCCCTGGTCAACAAGATCACGGCAAACGATGTGATAGATGCCCTCGCTGCCGGACTGGCGGATTTCCGAAAAGCGCCTGTCTATGGACTGGCGATTGGAGCCCTTTTTGCCATTGGCGGCCTGTTCGTCATCCTGAGCGCTGCCGCGCTCAACATGAGCTACCTTTCCTACCCTGCGGCCGCCGGTTTTGTTCTCATCGGTCCTTTCGCCGCCGTAGGGCTCTACGAGGTCAGCCGCCGGCTTGGAAGCGGCGAGGAACTTTCCTGGTCTGCCATCCTGGGAACCATGTGGGCGCAAAAAGGACGAGAACTTTCCTGGATGGCGTTTGTGGTGCTCTTCATCCAGATCATGTGGATGTATCAGGTCCGGTTGCTGCTGGCCCTGTTTCTCGGCTTCAAGTCGTTTGCATCATTTGACGAGTTTCTGACAGAGGTCATTACCACGCCCGAAGGCCTCATGTTCCTGGCCGTTGGTCATGTCGTCGGCGCGATCCTGTCGCTGATCCTGTTTTCCCTCACGGTCGTTTCCTTCCCACTGCTTCTGGAAGAAGACCGGGATTTCATCACCGCCATGATCACGAGCGTCCGCGCCGTCGTTGTCTCTCCTGTCCCGATGATCGGCTGGGCCCTCGTCGTGACTGCCCTTCTGATCGTTTCGATGGTACCGGCGTTCCTCGGCCTGATCGTCGTTCTTCCCGTGCTTGGGCACACAACGTGGCACCTTTACAAGAAATGCGTCACCATTCCCCAAGGATAA
- a CDS encoding mechanosensitive ion channel domain-containing protein → MSDLDPEQVEALTDLMKLLQQSAAAGEQAAPAAADGPGVVEQLQTALGNFTGMVAGHFQALPDLFSSIISSIGALFAGTIAGPVHILIGAIAIILAAGFAAEFLINRLTAARRDTIQNKSPENLFETVKLVSTRAGLDLGGLIVFAVIALLVARIAVFDPGTRSYALQAVFWIVFLPRLIAALLRFALAPNRRELRLVTADDATAKSLYHNFTILFAIVGIAFFIRNVMEGAGTDAGGTFRFFVGFGINAWIIAVIWKARHGLTSIILGDEEDPTSGLERMARFWPYFSMAFIAFNWLLVQVTASMGVDALTAGRSLAVIALVVFAPFLDTMVRGIVSHIVPPMQGEGPVAEAAHLQTRHSYVRIARVALLAFLILVVGRIYGLNLLAFGGDDGSAVARNSVIFLLILAAGYLAWEITNLWVSHQLAKDSPPAETQDDDAEMGGAGKSRIATILPLMRIVLQVTIITLTGLLALSQLGINITPLLAGAGVIGLAVGFGAQTLVQDVVSGVFFLMDDAFRLGEFIDTGGAQGTIEKISLRSLQLRGTKGAVHIVPYGQIPKLTNLSRDWVIMKLKFTVPFDTDVEKVRKLFKKIGQEIMEMEEFKDDLLAPFKGQGVADVDDVGIVVRGKFTTKPGKQFGVRKEIYKRVQKTFEENGIQFARKEVRVQLPEAANLDDKQKETLASAAAAASAADEKKPAAE, encoded by the coding sequence GTGTCCGACCTCGATCCGGAGCAGGTCGAAGCACTCACCGACCTGATGAAACTGCTGCAACAAAGCGCCGCAGCAGGCGAACAGGCGGCTCCTGCCGCGGCCGATGGGCCCGGAGTTGTGGAACAACTGCAAACAGCCCTCGGCAATTTCACCGGGATGGTTGCCGGTCACTTCCAGGCATTGCCGGACCTCTTTTCAAGCATCATTTCCAGCATTGGCGCCCTGTTTGCAGGTACGATTGCCGGACCGGTCCATATTCTGATCGGGGCCATCGCCATCATTCTCGCCGCCGGGTTTGCCGCCGAGTTCCTGATCAACCGGCTCACGGCTGCAAGACGCGACACCATTCAGAACAAATCGCCTGAAAACCTTTTCGAGACAGTCAAGCTGGTCTCCACACGTGCAGGCCTCGACCTCGGCGGATTGATCGTTTTTGCCGTGATCGCGCTCTTGGTCGCCCGCATTGCGGTTTTCGATCCGGGGACGCGCTCCTATGCGCTTCAAGCCGTGTTCTGGATCGTGTTTCTGCCCCGGTTGATCGCAGCGCTTCTGCGCTTCGCGCTGGCGCCTAACCGGCGCGAGCTGCGCCTCGTCACGGCGGATGACGCGACCGCAAAGTCGCTCTACCACAATTTTACAATCCTTTTCGCAATCGTCGGCATCGCCTTCTTCATTCGCAATGTCATGGAGGGGGCAGGTACGGACGCGGGCGGAACGTTCCGGTTCTTTGTCGGCTTCGGCATCAATGCCTGGATCATCGCCGTGATCTGGAAGGCACGGCACGGCCTGACAAGCATTATTCTGGGCGATGAGGAAGACCCGACCTCAGGTCTGGAACGCATGGCCCGGTTCTGGCCGTATTTCTCCATGGCGTTCATTGCGTTCAACTGGCTGCTTGTTCAGGTCACCGCCAGCATGGGCGTCGATGCACTCACTGCAGGGCGTTCGCTTGCAGTCATCGCGCTCGTTGTCTTTGCGCCGTTCCTCGACACGATGGTGCGGGGCATCGTTTCGCATATCGTGCCACCGATGCAGGGTGAAGGTCCAGTGGCAGAAGCGGCCCATCTTCAAACCCGGCACAGTTACGTCCGTATCGCCCGTGTCGCTTTGCTTGCCTTCCTGATTCTGGTGGTTGGACGCATCTACGGGCTTAATCTGCTCGCTTTCGGCGGCGATGACGGATCAGCTGTCGCGCGCAACAGCGTCATCTTCCTCCTGATCCTTGCCGCCGGTTATCTCGCCTGGGAAATAACAAACCTCTGGGTCTCGCATCAGCTTGCAAAGGATTCGCCGCCTGCCGAGACACAGGATGACGACGCGGAAATGGGAGGCGCGGGCAAGTCGCGTATCGCAACAATCCTGCCCTTGATGCGGATCGTCCTGCAGGTCACGATCATCACGTTGACCGGTCTTCTTGCCCTCAGCCAGCTCGGGATCAACATCACGCCGCTTCTGGCTGGCGCCGGTGTCATCGGCCTTGCCGTCGGGTTTGGGGCACAGACCCTCGTTCAGGACGTCGTTTCCGGCGTCTTCTTCCTGATGGATGATGCGTTCCGCCTGGGCGAGTTCATCGATACCGGGGGCGCGCAGGGTACGATTGAGAAAATCTCGCTCCGTTCGCTGCAACTGCGCGGCACAAAGGGCGCAGTGCATATCGTGCCCTATGGCCAGATCCCGAAGCTGACCAACCTCTCCCGTGACTGGGTGATCATGAAGCTGAAGTTCACCGTTCCGTTCGACACGGATGTCGAGAAGGTCCGCAAGCTCTTCAAGAAGATCGGTCAGGAAATCATGGAGATGGAAGAGTTCAAGGACGATCTTCTGGCGCCCTTCAAGGGACAGGGTGTTGCGGATGTCGACGATGTCGGCATCGTCGTGCGCGGCAAGTTCACCACGAAGCCGGGAAAACAGTTCGGCGTTCGCAAGGAAATCTACAAGCGCGTTCAAAAGACGTTTGAAGAAAACGGCATCCAGTTCGCCCGCAAGGAAGTTCGCGTTCAGCTTCCCGAAGCAGCCAATCTGGACGACAAACAGAAAGAAACGCTCGCTTCAGCTGCAGCCGCTGCTTCAGCCGCGGACGAAAAGAAGCCTGCGGCGGAATAA
- a CDS encoding DUF805 domain-containing protein — MNTSPPSANISPGPVWALMSPIGRIGKEPYWLCFAFVWVVIGMAIRIWWLSIPGIPNPEEVTPSAFAGSNPLFPLLFFVLQWFELAIVIKRLQDIGQNGFWALLIFLPGINILMVLVLGFMPSQPQSNRNGPLPNSYWRKS, encoded by the coding sequence ATGAACACCTCACCACCTAGCGCGAATATCTCACCCGGGCCGGTATGGGCCTTGATGAGCCCGATCGGCCGTATCGGCAAGGAACCCTACTGGCTCTGTTTTGCATTCGTTTGGGTGGTTATCGGGATGGCGATCAGGATCTGGTGGCTCTCGATTCCCGGCATCCCGAACCCCGAAGAAGTAACGCCGAGCGCGTTTGCAGGTTCGAATCCTCTGTTCCCGCTTCTCTTTTTTGTTCTGCAATGGTTCGAACTGGCAATTGTGATCAAACGTCTGCAGGACATCGGCCAGAACGGCTTCTGGGCATTGCTAATCTTTCTTCCAGGGATCAATATCCTGATGGTTCTCGTTTTGGGTTTCATGCCCAGCCAGCCGCAATCGAACCGAAATGGTCCGCTTCCCAACAGCTATTGGCGCAAATCCTGA
- the dapE gene encoding succinyl-diaminopimelate desuccinylase, which translates to MPTNAVSIAQDLIRCPSVTPMEGGALAALETLLAGAGFSVSRITFEDDDTPDVENLFATIGSGAPHFVFAGHTDVVPAGAESDWSHGPFDGDISNGVLFGRGAVDMKGGVAAFAAAALEFVEDFGPDFGGTISFLITGDEEGPAVNGTVKLLEWAEAQGHKFDGCIVGEPTNPEKLGDAIKVGRRGSLSGTITVAGVQGHAAYPHLADNPIPGLVRLLSALDALTLDNGNDRFQPSNLEIVSMDVGNPAFNVIPARAEARFNIRFNDEWSLERLEAKILETLKGVDLRSLQLDVAFKRDASESFLTRDEKLIEVLSQAVESETGRRPELSTGGGTSDARFIKNYCPVVEFGLVGQTMHKVDECVSVEDLDRLTAIYKRFLREYLTKASGAA; encoded by the coding sequence ATGCCTACCAACGCCGTCTCCATTGCCCAGGACCTTATTCGATGCCCGTCTGTAACGCCGATGGAGGGAGGCGCTCTTGCGGCGCTCGAAACCCTGCTTGCGGGCGCAGGTTTTTCGGTGTCCCGGATAACGTTTGAAGACGATGACACCCCGGACGTTGAAAACCTTTTTGCAACGATTGGCTCCGGTGCGCCGCACTTCGTGTTTGCCGGGCATACCGATGTGGTACCGGCCGGCGCCGAGAGCGACTGGAGCCATGGTCCCTTCGACGGCGACATCTCAAACGGCGTGCTCTTCGGGCGCGGTGCCGTTGACATGAAAGGCGGCGTCGCAGCTTTTGCGGCAGCGGCGCTCGAGTTTGTCGAAGACTTCGGGCCGGACTTTGGTGGGACGATCTCCTTCCTGATAACGGGCGATGAGGAAGGACCGGCCGTAAACGGGACGGTGAAACTGCTGGAGTGGGCCGAAGCACAAGGCCATAAGTTCGACGGATGTATCGTCGGCGAACCAACCAATCCTGAAAAGCTCGGCGATGCGATCAAGGTTGGGCGAAGGGGGTCGCTGTCCGGCACAATTACGGTTGCAGGTGTACAGGGGCATGCCGCCTATCCCCATCTTGCCGACAATCCGATCCCCGGCCTGGTTCGCTTGCTGTCTGCTCTTGATGCATTGACGCTTGATAACGGCAACGACCGTTTCCAACCTTCCAATCTTGAAATCGTGAGCATGGACGTCGGCAATCCGGCGTTCAACGTCATCCCGGCGCGGGCAGAAGCGCGCTTCAACATTCGCTTCAACGATGAATGGTCTTTGGAAAGGCTCGAGGCGAAAATCCTCGAAACTCTCAAAGGAGTGGACCTTCGCAGCTTACAGCTGGACGTGGCCTTCAAGCGCGATGCCAGCGAGTCTTTTCTTACCAGGGACGAAAAACTGATCGAAGTTCTGAGCCAGGCCGTCGAGAGCGAAACCGGGCGACGTCCGGAGCTCTCGACCGGTGGCGGGACGTCCGATGCAAGGTTCATCAAGAATTATTGCCCGGTAGTGGAGTTCGGTCTCGTCGGGCAGACCATGCACAAGGTCGACGAATGTGTAAGCGTTGAAGATCTTGACCGGCTGACGGCGATTTATAAACGTTTTCTCCGCGAGTATCTTACGAAGGCTTCGGGAGCGGCTTGA
- the dapD gene encoding 2,3,4,5-tetrahydropyridine-2,6-dicarboxylate N-succinyltransferase yields the protein MTHDLAALSQTIDAAFEDRATIDTSTTGDIRDAVETTLNLLDRGELRVAEKKDGDWVVNQWAKKAVLLSFRLNAMEVIKGGPGEAVWWDKVPSKFDSWSGLEFEQAGFRAVPNCTVRRSAFIGKGVVLMPSFVNLGAYVDEGTMVDTWATVGSCAQIGKNVHLSGGVGIGGVLEPLQAGPVIIEDNCFIGARSEVVEGCIVREGSVLGMGVYIGKSTRIVNRMTGEISYGEVPPYSVVVAGSMPTSSLMGNGEAAPNLYCAVIVKTVDEKTRSKTAINELLRD from the coding sequence ATGACACACGACCTTGCCGCCCTTTCCCAGACTATCGATGCGGCATTTGAAGACCGCGCCACCATTGACACATCAACGACCGGCGACATCCGGGATGCGGTGGAGACAACTCTTAATCTGCTTGACCGGGGCGAACTGCGCGTTGCTGAGAAGAAGGACGGCGACTGGGTTGTCAATCAATGGGCGAAGAAAGCCGTTCTGCTGTCTTTCCGGCTCAATGCCATGGAAGTCATCAAGGGTGGACCCGGCGAAGCTGTATGGTGGGACAAGGTGCCGTCAAAGTTCGACAGCTGGAGTGGCCTTGAGTTCGAACAGGCTGGCTTCCGCGCAGTTCCGAATTGCACAGTCCGTCGCTCCGCATTCATAGGCAAGGGCGTTGTCCTGATGCCGTCCTTTGTCAATCTCGGCGCCTATGTCGACGAGGGCACGATGGTCGATACGTGGGCAACCGTCGGGTCCTGTGCGCAAATCGGCAAGAATGTGCATCTTTCCGGCGGCGTTGGCATAGGCGGCGTTCTGGAGCCGCTTCAGGCCGGTCCTGTCATCATCGAGGACAACTGCTTTATCGGCGCCCGGTCCGAAGTTGTTGAAGGCTGCATCGTGCGCGAAGGCTCAGTGCTCGGCATGGGCGTTTACATCGGCAAGTCGACACGTATCGTGAACCGCATGACCGGCGAGATCAGCTACGGTGAAGTCCCCCCCTACTCCGTCGTCGTGGCCGGCTCGATGCCGACCTCCAGCCTCATGGGTAACGGGGAAGCAGCGCCGAACCTTTACTGCGCGGTGATTGTCAAAACGGTAGACGAGAAGACCCGTTCGAAAACCGCGATCAACGAATTGCTTCGCGACTGA
- a CDS encoding DMT family transporter, whose protein sequence is MELWIPITIAAAFCQNVRTAMQKHLKGRLGNTGATFVRFGYGMPFALLYAAVLHFVFKNPIPDPTVTLIVAGALGGLAQIIATFLLIYLFSFRNFAVGTAYSKTEPIQAALFGLVVLGERVSLPAALCIMVGIAGVITISLARVPLTLPAIRSSLFGRPALIGLASAAFFGASAVAYRTASLSLEGTTVAMQAATALVYATMFQTLVMSLWMTLREPAELRASIRAWRAALWVGASGVAGSIGWFTAMTLQNVAYVRALAQIELVFTFLASWLVFKEVITRSEISGCLLIVGAVVGIILTG, encoded by the coding sequence GTGGAGCTCTGGATCCCGATTACAATCGCCGCCGCGTTCTGCCAAAACGTGCGAACGGCAATGCAAAAGCACCTGAAAGGCAGGCTGGGCAACACAGGTGCGACGTTTGTCCGTTTCGGCTACGGGATGCCCTTTGCGCTCCTCTATGCCGCCGTCCTGCATTTTGTTTTCAAGAACCCCATCCCGGATCCGACGGTGACGCTGATTGTAGCCGGGGCGCTTGGCGGTTTGGCACAGATTATCGCGACGTTCTTGCTGATCTATCTCTTTTCCTTCCGCAATTTCGCGGTTGGAACGGCTTATTCCAAAACCGAACCCATTCAGGCGGCGCTCTTTGGTCTTGTGGTCCTCGGAGAGCGTGTCAGTTTGCCAGCAGCTCTTTGCATCATGGTCGGGATCGCAGGTGTGATAACCATCTCGCTGGCGCGGGTTCCGCTGACATTACCGGCAATTCGCTCATCTCTTTTTGGCAGACCGGCGCTCATCGGCCTGGCTTCGGCTGCCTTTTTCGGAGCTTCAGCTGTTGCCTACCGAACCGCTTCCCTGTCGCTGGAAGGAACGACCGTGGCCATGCAGGCGGCCACTGCGCTCGTCTACGCGACGATGTTTCAAACCCTTGTCATGTCGCTCTGGATGACACTGAGAGAGCCCGCGGAACTGCGCGCGAGCATTCGCGCCTGGCGCGCGGCCCTATGGGTGGGGGCTTCGGGTGTTGCCGGATCGATAGGCTGGTTCACAGCAATGACCTTGCAAAACGTGGCGTATGTCCGGGCGCTTGCTCAGATCGAGCTGGTTTTTACCTTTCTGGCATCCTGGCTGGTCTTCAAGGAGGTGATCACGCGCTCCGAAATTTCGGGCTGCCTTCTTATTGTCGGCGCGGTCGTCGGCATTATTCTGACAGGTTGA
- a CDS encoding alcohol dehydrogenase family protein translates to MNGVVLTGHGGPETLEWREDLDVPSLETGEVLIRVGAAGVNNTDVNTRIGWYSKGDNDAEDAAWTGEALKFPLIQGADVCGSIVAVGAGVDPSRIGERVLVEPCLIEAEGRMLHTPWYFGSECNGGFAEYTRVASRHAHAIDCTLTDAELASFPCSYSTAENMLERTRVKAGDTVLVTGASGGVGSAAIQLARARGADVIAVTSPSKAGSLVELGAFKTLDRDADYVATLGANSVDVVIDLVAGAKWPSLLEVLRPGGRYAVSGAIGGPMVELDVRTLYLKDLSFFGCTVLERQVFGNLVKRIEAKEIRPLVAETFPLRDIAAAQAAFGEKGHIGKIVLEVA, encoded by the coding sequence ATGAACGGTGTCGTTCTGACCGGACATGGTGGCCCTGAGACGCTCGAATGGCGGGAAGACCTGGATGTCCCCTCGCTCGAAACCGGTGAGGTGCTCATTCGCGTCGGCGCTGCCGGCGTCAACAACACCGACGTCAACACGCGCATCGGCTGGTATTCGAAAGGCGACAACGACGCAGAAGATGCCGCCTGGACCGGGGAAGCCCTCAAGTTTCCGCTCATTCAGGGCGCCGATGTCTGCGGGTCCATTGTTGCCGTCGGCGCAGGAGTGGATCCGTCCAGGATTGGAGAACGTGTACTCGTGGAGCCTTGTCTCATTGAGGCAGAAGGCCGGATGCTGCATACGCCCTGGTATTTCGGATCCGAGTGCAATGGCGGCTTTGCAGAGTACACCCGCGTCGCTTCACGGCACGCCCACGCGATCGATTGCACCCTCACGGATGCGGAACTGGCTTCCTTTCCCTGTTCCTATTCGACCGCTGAAAACATGCTCGAGCGCACACGGGTCAAGGCAGGTGACACGGTGCTGGTCACTGGCGCGTCGGGCGGCGTCGGATCTGCTGCGATCCAGCTGGCGCGCGCGCGCGGTGCCGATGTGATTGCCGTGACGAGCCCCTCTAAAGCTGGGTCCTTAGTGGAGCTCGGCGCGTTCAAGACGCTGGATCGCGACGCGGATTATGTCGCCACTCTAGGAGCCAATTCGGTCGATGTGGTCATCGACCTGGTCGCAGGGGCCAAGTGGCCTTCACTGCTGGAAGTGCTGAGACCGGGCGGCCGATATGCCGTGTCGGGTGCGATTGGCGGCCCCATGGTGGAACTGGATGTGCGAACACTGTATTTGAAAGATCTCAGTTTTTTTGGCTGCACCGTGCTTGAGCGACAGGTTTTCGGCAACCTCGTGAAACGGATTGAAGCCAAGGAAATCAGACCGCTTGTCGCCGAAACGTTCCCGCTGCGCGACATTGCAGCCGCACAGGCAGCGTTCGGGGAAAAGGGTCATATCGGCAAGATTGTTTTGGAAGTCGCCTAA
- a CDS encoding TetR/AcrR family transcriptional regulator produces the protein MTDTKARIAAGLERAFAENGFSEPNIDSLREAAGVSLRTLYKYMPSREEMVLSALEHRHRRYMQFVFDDLPGDGPTVLHLVLDRIAQWMSKEASHGCLFHAAVASAPRDERLRALLAKHKNEVAEKTSEVSGLQEHQGEVALIVEGLMQAWPLYGENATRSAKNLCDTLLNETSATGLKNSGSLPSAEDRSHEADPMSASVSKAFPRSN, from the coding sequence ATGACTGACACGAAAGCCAGAATTGCCGCCGGACTTGAGCGGGCATTTGCGGAAAACGGGTTCTCTGAGCCCAACATCGACAGCCTGCGTGAAGCGGCTGGCGTCAGTCTGAGGACGCTCTACAAGTACATGCCGTCGCGCGAGGAAATGGTCTTGAGTGCCCTGGAACACCGGCACAGACGATACATGCAATTTGTGTTCGACGACCTGCCGGGCGATGGGCCAACCGTTTTGCACCTGGTGCTGGATCGCATTGCGCAATGGATGTCGAAGGAGGCGTCGCACGGCTGCCTCTTTCATGCAGCGGTTGCGAGCGCCCCCCGGGATGAGCGGCTGCGGGCACTTTTGGCAAAACACAAGAACGAAGTTGCCGAAAAAACGTCAGAGGTGTCTGGACTACAGGAGCACCAGGGTGAGGTCGCGCTGATTGTCGAAGGGCTAATGCAGGCTTGGCCTCTATACGGGGAAAACGCAACAAGAAGCGCAAAGAACCTCTGCGATACGCTTTTGAACGAAACCTCCGCAACGGGTCTCAAGAATTCGGGTTCGCTCCCGTCTGCAGAAGATCGCTCACACGAAGCCGATCCGATGAGTGCATCGGTCAGCAAGGCATTTCCTCGTTCAAATTGA